A single region of the Duganella sp. BuS-21 genome encodes:
- a CDS encoding acyltransferase: MSARGLHWASINEISFVAGMRLLFWIARVCGRWPFRVVLYPVLCWYVMTKPLPRRASQDYLARVTAHTGRKLPGVLHHFAAFGESILDKMLLWGGLYDVDSVELHGGKMISDAVAAGKGGLLICAHLGNLELCRVLSRQRHDIKLTVLVHTRHAQAFNDMLGKLNPASQLNLMQVTEMSPATAILLSERVARGEFVVIAGDRVPVSHNPRTAMADFMGAPAAFPVGPFVLASVLQCPVYLLFSIREGRRAAVYFERFRESVRIPRVGREEAFSALAADYAQRLEHYCLRAPLQWFNYYDFWHSPQLERPDASR; encoded by the coding sequence ATGAGTGCGCGCGGACTGCACTGGGCCTCGATCAACGAAATCAGCTTCGTGGCCGGCATGCGCCTGCTGTTCTGGATCGCCCGCGTGTGTGGCCGCTGGCCGTTCCGCGTGGTGCTGTATCCGGTGCTGTGCTGGTACGTGATGACCAAGCCGCTGCCGCGCCGCGCGTCGCAGGACTACCTGGCCCGAGTGACCGCCCACACCGGCCGCAAGCTGCCCGGCGTGCTGCACCACTTCGCCGCCTTCGGCGAAAGCATCCTCGACAAGATGCTGCTGTGGGGCGGCCTGTATGACGTCGACAGCGTCGAACTCCACGGCGGAAAAATGATCAGCGACGCCGTCGCGGCGGGCAAGGGCGGGTTGCTGATCTGCGCCCATCTCGGCAACCTGGAACTGTGCCGCGTGCTGTCGCGCCAGCGCCATGACATCAAGCTGACGGTGCTGGTGCACACGCGTCACGCGCAAGCCTTCAACGACATGCTGGGCAAGCTCAATCCGGCCAGCCAGCTGAACCTGATGCAGGTGACCGAGATGTCGCCCGCCACCGCGATACTGCTGTCGGAGCGCGTGGCGCGCGGCGAGTTCGTCGTCATCGCCGGCGACCGCGTACCGGTATCTCACAATCCGCGCACCGCCATGGCGGACTTCATGGGCGCACCGGCGGCCTTTCCGGTCGGGCCGTTTGTGCTGGCCAGCGTGCTGCAATGCCCGGTCTACCTGCTGTTCTCGATCCGCGAGGGCCGTCGTGCGGCGGTGTACTTCGAACGCTTCCGCGAGTCGGTGCGCATACCGCGCGTCGGCCGCGAGGAAGCCTTCAGCGCGCTGGCCGCCGATTACGCGCAGCGGCTGGAACACTACTGCCTGCGCGCGCCGCTGCAGTGGTTTAACTATTACGATTTTTGGCACTCACCCCAATTGGAACGCCCAGATGCATCTCGCTGA
- a CDS encoding glycosyltransferase family 2 protein, producing MAMFKPCIVVPVYNHEHAIGAVVDGLLRHNVPVILVDDGSTAACAAVLDDLASTYAGKVTLVRLPHNQGKGAAVLAGFRRAQAFGYSHVLQIDADGQHQTADVPAFLALASAHPQAIICGHPIYDESVPKARLYGRYATHIWVWINTLSFDIKDSMCGFRVYPVAPVAALAARRSIGRRMNFDTDIMVRLFWDGTQVINLGTRVSYPTDGVSHFRVWRDNVMITWMHTKLFFGMLPRIPQLLARKWQTR from the coding sequence ATGGCGATGTTTAAGCCCTGCATCGTGGTCCCGGTCTACAACCACGAACACGCCATCGGCGCGGTGGTGGATGGTCTGCTGCGCCACAACGTGCCGGTGATCCTGGTGGACGACGGCAGCACCGCTGCCTGCGCCGCCGTGCTGGACGACCTGGCAAGCACGTATGCCGGCAAGGTCACGCTGGTGCGCCTGCCGCACAACCAGGGCAAAGGCGCCGCCGTGCTGGCCGGCTTCCGCCGCGCACAGGCGTTTGGCTATAGTCACGTGCTGCAAATCGACGCCGACGGCCAGCACCAGACCGCCGACGTCCCAGCCTTCCTGGCGCTGGCGTCCGCGCATCCGCAGGCCATCATTTGCGGCCATCCGATCTACGACGAATCGGTGCCGAAGGCGCGCCTTTACGGCCGCTACGCCACCCACATCTGGGTATGGATCAATACCCTGTCGTTCGACATCAAGGATTCGATGTGCGGCTTCCGCGTGTACCCGGTGGCGCCGGTCGCCGCGCTGGCGGCACGCCGCAGTATCGGGCGGCGCATGAACTTCGACACCGACATCATGGTCCGCCTGTTCTGGGACGGTACGCAGGTGATCAATCTCGGTACGCGCGTGTCCTACCCGACGGACGGCGTCTCGCACTTCCGCGTCTGGCGCGACAACGTCATGATTACGTGGATGCACACCAAACTGTTCTTCGGTATGCTGCCGCGCATTCCGCAACTGCTGGCGCGAAAGTGGCAGACCCGATGA